A stretch of Hypomesus transpacificus isolate Combined female chromosome 7, fHypTra1, whole genome shotgun sequence DNA encodes these proteins:
- the rhno1 gene encoding RAD9, HUS1, RAD1-interacting nuclear orphan protein 1, producing the protein MPRSRKSRKKSLLKSPLLFLEPPLDGARYYDVPQVQAALNPKSFVSEEERQSNTALTSWVSPQFDQVQISAVPPRRGRRAKPATSMLDRSSQLSRKSTVCKFPSLSFENKTTSQDHQQKHAPGNKKKETVVGGRGVQQTSQHVQKSPPDTETPKCPPFLRKRTTKGSSLSRYTTNGIASTSCRVLEDQINPAEHIIAKQHNNPSCSSMNPGSENRQTPRMSNVFTPPDIETPELHQGGHSGPSTAFLDLLIHPSQPATPLHRQTLETLVGDTPERDYGVKVTWRRRQGLMKLLKERGKLSTSETLISI; encoded by the exons ATGCCCCGATCCCGTAAATCACGAAAAAAGTCATTGTTGAAGTCGCCCCTGTTATTTTTGGAGCCACCACTTGATGGAGCCAGATACTATGATGTACCTCAAGTGCAGGCAGCACTCAATCCCAAATCGTTTGTATCAGAGGAGGAACGACAGAGCAACACGGCACTTACTTCTTGG GTGAGCCCACAGTTTGATCAAGTGCAGATTTCCGCAGTCCCTCCAAGGCGAGGGAGGAGGGCCAAACCAGCAACAAGTATGCTGGACAGGAGTAGTCAATTGTCTAGGAAATCTACCGTTTGCAAGTTTCCTTCCTTGTCCTTCGAAAATAAGACTACATCTCAGGATCACCAACAAAAGCATGCACCTGGAAATAAGAAAAAAGAGACTGTCGTTGGGGGCAGAGGGGTTCAACAGACATCACAACATGTCCAAAAGTCACCTCCGGACACCGAGACACCTAAATGTCCACCCTTTCTTAGGAAAAGGACCACTAAGGGGTCAAGTTTGTCGAGATACACGACAAATGGAATTGCATCTACCTCCTGTAGAGTCTTAGAGGACCAAATAAATCCAGCTGAACACATTATTGCTAAGCAACACAACAACCCCTCATGTTCTTCTATGAATCCAGGATCAGAAAACAGACAAACCCCCAGGATGAGCAATGTTTTCACTCCACCTGATATAGAGACTCCAGAATTACACCAAGGAGGCCACAGTGGTCCCTCCACTGCCTTTCTGGATCTCCTAATACACCCATCCCAGCCAGCAACTCCTCTGCACAGACAGACCCTTGAGACTTTGGTGGGAGACACTCCAGAGAGGGACTATGGAGTGAaggtgacatggaggaggaggcaagGACTAATGAAGCTGCTGAAGGAGCGAGGTAAACTTTCCACCTCAGAAACTCTAATTAGTATCTAA